From a single Parambassis ranga chromosome 2, fParRan2.1, whole genome shotgun sequence genomic region:
- the polr1h gene encoding DNA-directed RNA polymerase I subunit RPA12 isoform X2, giving the protein MSCFGGDPYFCPECGNVLPLPGLLDIVRCARCAFSIPVAEFAGQQVRSTVVFNPAEQTSVVLEDEEDSELKGPVIDRRCSRCNKEGMIYHTRQMRSADEGQTVFFTCIHCRYQEKEDS; this is encoded by the exons ATGTCCTGTTTTGGTGGTGATCCATACTTCTGTCCAGAATGTGGGAACGTCCTTCCTCTCCCAGGTCTCCTGGACATCGTGCGTTGCGCCCGTTGCGCCTTCAGTATCCCTGTAGCAG AGTTTGCTGGCCAGCAGGTTCGTTCTACTGTGGTGTTTAACCCCGCGGAGCAGACATCAGTGGTtctggaggatgaggaggactcTGAGCTGAAGGGGCCTGTG ATCGACAGACGCTGCTCTCGTTGCAACAAAGAGGGGATGATTTACCACACACGGCAAATGAGATCAGCAGATGAAGGACAGACTGTTTTCTTCACATGCATACACTGCAG GTATCAGGAGAAGGAGGATTCCTGA
- the mgat1b gene encoding alpha-1,3-mannosyl-glycoprotein 2-beta-N-acetylglucosaminyltransferase b produces MVRKKGSLILCGAFLFVAWNALLLLYLWGRPPIGRLGEGGGAEPGGKEEWGAGRGKGGTANLAGEVIRLAEEVEVQLETQKKLLKQIESHRAVWARQKDIGKRETDDLNGGGVVPQPPKSLPTLKNSVEVRDQTEIKHTPKPVQTVAPGSQLEQDQAIGVKEEISESNKVTTSTSTPNVIIPVLVIACDRVTVKRSLDRLIQYRPSPELHPIIVSQDCGHAETARMIASYGDQLTHISQPDLSDIKVRPEHRKFQGYYKIARHYRWALNQVFNVFSHSTVVIVEDDLEVAPDFFEYFRALFPILRSDPSLWCVSAWNDNGRDALVDPSKAGLLYRTDFFPGLGWMLLKEMWDELEPKWPSAFWDDWMRQPEQRKDRSCIRPEISRTITFGRKGVSLGQFFDQYLRYIKLNTEFVPFTKQDLSYLLKDKYEEKFIIEVYRTPLVKMEELQQEGALRGPGPYRVQYSSRDSFKVFARNLGVMDDLKSGVPRTGYRGVVSFLYRGRRVFLAPPEGWTQYDTSWS; encoded by the exons ATGGTTCGCAAGAAAGGGTCTCTTATACTATGTGGCGCATTTCTGTTTGTTGCCTGGAATGCCTTGCTTCTTCTGTATCTTTGGGGTCGCCCTCCCATTGGCCGCCTTGGAGAAGGTGGTGGAGCTGAACCAGGAGGAAAAGAGGAGTGGGGCGCGGGCAGAGGAAAAGGAGGCACTGCCAACCTTGCCGGTGAGGTGATCCGGCTGGCAGAGGAGGTGGAAGTTCAGCTCGAGACCCAGAAAAAGCTACTAAAGCAGATTGAAAGCCACAGGGCTGTGTGGGCTCGGCAGAAAGACATTGGGAAAAGGGAAACTGATGATTTGAATGGAGGCGGCGTGGTCCCTCAGCCACCAAAATCTCTACCTACTCTTAAAAACAGTGTGGAAGTCAGGGACcagactgaaataaaacacacccCCAAGCCTGTTCAAACAGTAGCTCCAGGCTCGCAGTTAGAACAGGATCAGGCCATTGGAGTAAAGGAGGAGATCAGCGAGTCGAACAAAGTGACCACTTCCACTTCCACTCCAAACGTCATCATTCCTGTTCTAGTTATCGCTTGTGACAGAGTGACAGTAAAACGGAGCCTGGACAGACTCATACAGTACCGCCCTTCTCCAGAATTACATCCAATCATTGTCAGCCAAGACTGTGGCCATGCAGAGACAGCTCGCATGATTGCATCATACGGAGATCAGTTGACACACATAAGCCAACCAGACCTGTCGGACATCAAAGTCCGACCAGAGCACAGGAAGTTTCAAGGTTACTACAAAATTGCTAGACACTACCGCTGGGCCCTCAACCAAGTGTTCAATGTATTCTCCCATTCGACCGTGGTCATAGTGGAGGATGACCTGGAG GTGGCACCGGACTTCTTTGAGTATTTCCGAGCCCTGTTCCCCATCCTGCGCTCTGACCCCAGCCTGTGGTGTGTGTCAGCTTGGAACGATAATGGCAGAGACGCTTTGGTGGATCCCTCCAAAGCTGGGCTGCTCTACAGAACAGACTTCTTCCCTGGTCTGGGATGGATGCTGCTGAAAGAGATGTGGGACGAGCTGGAACCCAAATGGCCCTCAGCCTTCTGGGATGACTGGATGCGTCAACCAGAACAGCGCAAGGACCGCTCCTGCATCCGACCCGAAATTTCTCGGACTATTACCTTTGGGCGGAAAGGTGTCAGTTTAGGTCAGTTCTTTGACCAGTACCTTCGCTATATTAAGCTAAACACTGAATTTGTGCCTTTTACCAAACAAGATCTGTCTTATTTGCTGAAAGATAAGTATGAAGAAAAATTTATCATAGAGGTTTATAGGACCCCGTTGGTGAAGATGGAGGAACTGCAACAAGAGGGTGCTTTAAGAGGACCTGGACCATACAGAGTGCAGTACTCCAGCAGAGACAGTTTCAAAGTTTTCGCTCGGAATCTGGGGGTGATGGACGACTTAAAATCTGGAGTTCCTCGTACAGGTTACAGGGGTGTAGTCAGTTTCCTCTACCGTGGTCGGAGGGTGTTCTTGGCTCCCCCAGAGGGTTGGACGCAGTACGACACCAGCTGGAGCTGA
- the polr1h gene encoding DNA-directed RNA polymerase I subunit RPA12 isoform X1 — MASLVILQKVQHTEGLPEMSCFGGDPYFCPECGNVLPLPGLLDIVRCARCAFSIPVAEFAGQQVRSTVVFNPAEQTSVVLEDEEDSELKGPVIDRRCSRCNKEGMIYHTRQMRSADEGQTVFFTCIHCRYQEKEDS, encoded by the exons ATGGCTTCCCTTGTCATCCTCCAGaaagtccagcacacagagggACTTCCAG AGATGTCCTGTTTTGGTGGTGATCCATACTTCTGTCCAGAATGTGGGAACGTCCTTCCTCTCCCAGGTCTCCTGGACATCGTGCGTTGCGCCCGTTGCGCCTTCAGTATCCCTGTAGCAG AGTTTGCTGGCCAGCAGGTTCGTTCTACTGTGGTGTTTAACCCCGCGGAGCAGACATCAGTGGTtctggaggatgaggaggactcTGAGCTGAAGGGGCCTGTG ATCGACAGACGCTGCTCTCGTTGCAACAAAGAGGGGATGATTTACCACACACGGCAAATGAGATCAGCAGATGAAGGACAGACTGTTTTCTTCACATGCATACACTGCAG GTATCAGGAGAAGGAGGATTCCTGA
- the gtf2h4 gene encoding general transcription factor IIH subunit 4, with the protein MKLRVQLQCKNLHEYLRELSPDILDRLYNHPATCLAVYRELPSLAKNYMMRMLFLDQPLPQAAVALWVKKESQKDHDECVSVLAGLRLWHSQQLQGGLQGYILNPVFKDNLRTALLGGGRVWADEGSSLGPDRHARDIESLDRYAMERWEVILQFMVGSPSAVSQDLAQLLVQAGLMKSEAGEAPYITSAGFQFLLLDTASQLWYFTLQYLKTAQSRGMDLVEILSFLFQLSFSTLGRDYSVEGMSESLLTFLQHLREFGLVFQRKRKSRRYYPTRLAITLAAGVTTSSSSLSPSSSSTTSSLASTPGTGDTGFIVVETNYRIYAYTNSELQIALVALFSEMLYRFPNVVVAQLTRESVQQAIANGIAAQQIIHFLRTRAHPIMLKQTPVLPPTITDQIRLWELERDRLRFTEGVLYNQFLSQADFEVLRDRAQGLGCLVWQDVAHRVMVVTPQGHSEVKRFWKRQRSHV; encoded by the exons ATGAAGCTGCGGGTCCAGCTGCAGTGTAAAAATCTGCATGAATACCTGAGAGAGCTGAGCCCTGATATTTTGGACAGACTGTACAACCATCCAGCGACATGTCTGGCTGTCTACAG GGAACTGCCCTCTCTGGCCAAGAACTATATGATGCGCATGCTGTTCCTGGATCAGCCTCTCCCCCAGGCAGCAGTGGCTCTGTGGGTGAAGAAAGAAAGTCAGAA GGACCATGATgaatgtgtctcagtgttgGCAGGACTCCGTCTCTGGcacagccagcagctgcagggtGGTCTGCAGGGATACATTTTAAACCCAGTGTTCAAAGACAACCTGAGGACAGCTCTGCTCGGAGG GGGCAGAGTGTGGGCTGACGAGGGGAGCAGTCTGGGTCCTGACCGCCACGCACGGGACATTGAGAGTCTCGACCGCTATGCTATGGAGCGCTGGGAGGTCATCCTGCAGTTCATGGTGGGCTCTCCCAGTGCGGTCAGTCAGGACCTGGCTCAGCTGTTGGTCCAAGCAGGCCTCATGAAAAG TGAGGCAGGAGAGGCACCTTACATCACCTCAGCTGGATTCCAGTTCCTGCTACTGGACACAGCCTCTCAGCTGTGGTACTTCACCCTGCAGTACCTCAAAACCGCTCAG TCCCGAGGGATGGACCTGGTGGAGATATTGTCTTTCTTATTCCAGCTCAGCTTCTCTACTTTAGGCAGA GATTACTCAGTGGAGGGTATGAGTGAGTCATTGCTCACCTTTCTGCAGCACCTGCGAGAGTTTGGACTGGTGTTCCAGAGGAAG aGGAAATCACGGCGGTACTACCCCACGAGACTGGCAATCACGCTGGCTGCAGGAGTCACTACtagctcctcctccctctcaccctcctcttcctccaccacttCCAGCCTGGCATCCACTCCTGGCACCGGAGACACAGGCTTTATCGTTGTAGAAACCAACTACCGTATCTATGCTTACACAA ATTCAGAGCTGCAGATCGCTCTGGTGGCTCTCTTCAGTGAAATGCTCTATCGCTTCCCTAATGTAGTGGTCGCTCAGCTAACACGGGAGTCAGTTCAACAGGCCATTGCAAATGGCATCGCTGCACAACAG ATTATCCACTTTCTGAGGACCAGAGCTCACCCCATAATGCTTAAACAG ACTCCAGTGCTGCCTCCAACAATAACAGATCAGATCAGACTGTGGGAGCTGGAGAGAGATCGACTGCGCTTTACAGAAG GAGTGCTCTATAATCAGTTCCTTTCCCAGGCTGACTTTGAGGTGCTACGAGACAGAGCTCAG GGTCTTGGTTGTCTGGTTTGGCAGGATGTGGCCCACCGAGTGATGGTGGTGACACCCCAAGGACACAGTGAGGTCAAGAGGTTCTGGAAAAGACAGAGGTCACACGTGTAA
- the sh3bp5lb gene encoding SH3 domain-binding protein 5-like, which produces MKPGTSREIPKGAGCLKPAGLREETPGEEAKGGEGSTVMLKRKGEEQGTAEEVPAHGEGHGEAENNITSGEDEEDGKYEEELDPRIQEELEHLNVASDEINKLELQLDDARSSYRRILTDSARKLNAQGSQLGACIEKARPYYEARRLAKEAQQETQKAALRYERAVSMHTAAREMVYVAEQGLLADRNTMDPTWQEMLNHATAKVNEAEEERLRSEREHQRVTQLCQEAEARVQTLQKTLRKVILKSKPYFEVKAQFNHILEEQKAKVVQLEEQVAKVKTRYSVALRNLEQISEQIHAQRGRNRANRGRPAVCGGRSSPVGAEAAIGIHVSTCVGVSGIESNWTDGEKTRLWVERHRESGWGQRERLEAEQAGSDCMSVLSLQTIASDLEKCDSVEHLGDLSDAGSMLGEEWDHGEKPIERPVGKEGVTEGPQQVETPQEKGAVCKEKQESFVKQHHRSVSL; this is translated from the exons ATGAAGCCAGGGACCTCGCGTGAAATTCCGAAGGGTGCGGGGTGCCTGAAACCTGCCGGTCTGCGGGAAGAGACCCCAGGAGAGGAGGCAAAGGGCGGAGAGGGGAGCACCGTGATGCTGAAGCggaaaggagaggagcaggGCACCGCGGAGGAAGTACCAGCGCATGGTGAGGGTCACGGAGAGGCGGAGAACAACATTACATCtggagaggacgaggaggacggCAAATACGAGGAGGAGTTAGACCCAAGGATTCAG gaggagctggagcatcTCAATGTGGCCAGCGATGAGATCAACAAactggagctgcagctggat GATGCTAGGTCCAGCTACAGGAGGATTCTTACTGACTCTGCCAGGAAGCTCAACGCTCAGGGATCCCAGCTCGGCGCCTGCATTGAGAAAGCAAGGCCCTATTACGAGGCTCGCAGACTTGCCAAAGAG GCACAACAGGAGACCCAGAAGGCTGCTCTGAGGTATGAGAGGGCTGTGTCCATGCACACTGCTGCCAGAGAGATGGTGTATGTGGCAGAGCAGGGCCTGCTGGCTGACAGGAACACTATGGACCCAACCTGGCAGGAGATGCTTAACCATGCTACTGCCAAG GTGaatgaggcagaggaagagcgTCTCCGCAGCGAGCGGGAGCATCAGCGGGTCACTCAGCTTTGCCAGGAAGCAGAGGCTCGAGTCCAGACACTCCAGAAAACCCTAAGAAAGGTCATCCTCAAATCCAAACCTTACTTTGAAGTCAAGGCTCAATTCAATCACATTTTGGAG gaaCAAAAGGCTAAAGTAGTACAGCTTGAGGAGCAGGTGGCCAAAGTAAAAACACGATACTCTGTGGCCCTGCGGAACCTCGAGCAGATCAGTGAGCAGATCCACGCTCAGAGGGGGCGAAACAGGGCAAACAGAGGGCGTCCAGCAGTCTGTGGGGGGCGGAGCTCCCCTGTAGGTGCTGAGGCTGCCATCGGGATTCACGTCAGTACCTGTGTGGGAGTCAGTGGTATAGAGAGCAATTGGACAGATGGTGAGAAAACCCGGCTTTGGGTGGAGAGGCACAGAGAGAGTGGCTGGGGCCAGAGGGAGCGGCTGGAGGCAGAGCAGGCCGGTTCAGACTGCATGTCAGTCCTCAGCCTGCAGACCATCGCCTCCGACCTAGAAAAGTGTGACTCTGTTGAACACTTGGGTGATCTTAGTGATGCTGGAAGCATGCTGGGTGAAGAGTGGGACCATGGTGAGAAGCCCATTGAGAGGCCCGTCGGCAAGGAGGGGGTGACTGAGGGGCCTCAGCAGGTGGAGACCCCCCAGGAGAAGGGAGCAGTTTGTAAAGAGAAGCAAGAGAGTTTTGTTAAGCAGCACCACAGAAGTGTGAGTCTATGA